One part of the Gadus macrocephalus chromosome 8, ASM3116895v1 genome encodes these proteins:
- the LOC132462525 gene encoding putative nuclease HARBI1 has protein sequence MTQPEVLLSLDAEKAFDRVEWNYLFMVFDGFGFEAILRLTDDLSDSLGPTTARSHSIPALLQVCTAVRFYATGSFLNTVGDTLGLSKASVSRVMHRVSSTLSDKLPKFPTQPAELNSIKRGFFNVARFPNVIGAIDGTHVRIQAPSDHEHLFVNRKGYHSLNIQAVCDSNLKFLNCVARWPGSCHDSRVLQNSQLYQAFEDGIIDGILLGDSGYPLKPWLLTPFLNPTTPAQRNYNAAHCSTRNTVERAFGVLKRRFHCLHGELRMIPQRVCNIVCSAVVLHNIAR, from the exons ATGACTCAG CCGGAGGTTCTGCTCTCCCTTGACGCGGAGAAGGCCTTTGACCGTGTTGAGTGGAATTACCTGTTCATGGTGTTTGATGGGTTTGGGTTCG AAGCCATCCTTAGGCTGACCGATGACTTGTCAGACTCACTGGGGCCTACAACAGCAAGGAGTCACAGCATTCCAGCTCTGCTACAGGTTTGCACTGCAGTAAGATTTTATGCAACAGGCAGTTTTTTAAATACTGTTGGTGATACTCTGGGTTTAAGCAAAGCCTCTGTGTCCCGAGTGATGCACAGGGTGTCAAGTACCCTCTCAGATAAGCTTCCAAAATTCCCAACACAACCTGCAGAGTTGAACAGCATTAAGAGGGGATTCTTCAATGTTGCAAGGTTCCCCAACGTAATAGGGGCCATTGACGGGACACATGTCCGAATCCAGGCACCATCGGACCATGAACATTTGTTTGTGAACAGGAAGGGATATCACAGCCTCAACATTCAAGCTGTTTGCGATTCAAACCTAAAGTTTCTTAATTGTGTGGCCCGCTGGCCTGGATCGTGTCATGATTCGAGAGTCCTACAAAATTCTCAGCTTTACCAGGCATTCGAGGATGGCATTATTGATGGAATCTTGTTGGGTGATTCTGGATACCCGCTGAAGCCATGGCTCCTTACTCCCTTCTTGAATCCTACCACACCAGCACAGAGGAATTACAATGCAGCTCACTGTTCTACTCGAAACACAGTTGAGAGGGCATTTGGGGTTCTCAAAAGGCGGTTCCACTGTCTCCATGGGGAACTGAGGATGATACCTCAGAGAGTGTGCAACATTGTCTGTTCGGCTGTTGTTCTACACAACATTGCAAGGTAG